The following is a genomic window from Sphaerotilus microaerophilus.
AGGCCGCGAAGTCCTGGTATGCCGGCCCTCGCGCCGACATGGCGAAGCTGGAACAGTGGAAGCCCGAGAACGTGCAGGCCCAGCAGGGGCCAGCGATGACGCCAAGGGAAGAGTTCGCCGAGGCCATGCGCAGCGCCGGCCTGTTCACCGGCAGCAACGCCCAGGGCGATCACCCGATCATGGACGGCAAGCGGCATCGCGTGCCGGTCGAGGGCGGCAAGAAGGGCACGCTCGATGGCTTCTATGTCGGCCACCTGGACGGCCACCCGGCCGGCCGGATCATCAACAACAAGACCGGCACGGACATTACCTGGAAGAGCAAGGGCTACGCCTTGAGCGACCAGGAGAAGGCCAAGCTCCAGGCCGAGGCGGCCGAGAAGCTGGCCCAGCGTGCCGCCGAGCAAGACAAGCTCCAGGAAGCCACCGCGCAGCGCGTCGGCCGCCAGATGCCCGACCTGGTGCCGGTCGAGCAGCCGACGCCCTACCTGCAAGCCAAGGGCATCGAGGCCCACGCCGGCGTGTTCACCGACCGCGAGGGCCAGAAAACCTACATCCCCGCCTTCGACGTGGACGGCAAGCAGTGGACGATGCAGTACATCCAGGAGGACGGCACCAAGCGGTTCGCCAAGGACAGCAAGAAGGAAGGATGCTTCCACCCGGTCGGCGGCATGGATGCGCTGGCCGCAGCGCCGGCGCTGGTGATCGCCGAGGGCTATGCCACGGCCGCGAGCCTGGCCGAAGGGCTGGGGCATGCCACCGTGGCCGCGTTCGACTCGGGCAACCTGCCGCACGTGGCCCGCGCCCTGCGCGAGAAGTTCCCCGACAAGCCCATCGTGATCGCCGGCGACGACGACAAGGCCCAGGAGATCGAGCGCGGCCACAACCCCGGCCGCGCCAAGGCCGAGGAAGCCGCGAAGGCCGTAGGCGGCAAGGCCATCTTCCCGATCTTCGCGCCGGGCGAGCAGCAGGCGAACCCCAAGGGCTTCACCGACTTCAACGACCTGGCGAACAAGAGCGAGCTGGGCCGCGACGGCCTCAAGCGCCAGGTCGGCGCAGCCGTGGGCCAGGTGCTGATCGAGGAAGGCCGCCGACAGCAGCAGGAGCAGCGCCAGGAGCGTGCGGAGAAGCAACAGCAGCAGCCGGAACGCCCGCGCCGCGCGGCACGCATCGGCTAAAGTCCCGGAGGGCTGCAACCACACGCGCGGTTTCCTCCCTCCCTGGCCGCCGGCAGTCATCGCCGCCTCGCACCCCGAGGCGGCTTTTTTTTGCTCGAGCATCGCCGCATCCGACGATGCCACCAGGCCCGCGCACGTCGAGCTGCAGCATCGCCATTTCCGGCGATGCACGCCGGCGCGGTCGACCATCGCCAGTTCCGACGATGGCGGCCGCCCTGCCCGCCTGGATCTCGCATCGCCATTTCGGGGTCTCCTCGTTTTCAGTGCAATAAGTGACGGTACGCAAAGCTAGCACTGGCGCGGGGGTGGTCTGGGTAGACCGTTGATTTCATTGACTTTCCTGTTCGCTTTGTAAACGGGTATGGTGGCCTCCCACTTTTGAGGTTCACGATGCAGGGTTGGCACACAACGTTTTTGGGGATGCGTGGGCTCCCCCGCGATATCAGCGACTTCGAGATGAAGGCATTTTTCACCTTCGATGGTGCCGAGCGCGACGCAATCAATGCACGCCGAGGTGATTCCCACAAGCTTGGTCTGGCGCTCCATATTGGTTTCCTGCGCATGAGTGGGCGTTTGCTCGGTGCCTTTCGGGTAATTCCAGTAGCCTTGTGGCGCCACCTTGGCAACGAGCTTGGCATTGCAGCACCAGAAGTCGCCTCGCTGAGAGCCATGTATGAACGCGGGCGCACGCTATTCGATCACCAACAAGTAGCCTGCACGGTCCTTGGATTCCAGTGGATGAGCGAGCACCAGCGCCGCTCACTGGTACGTGAACTGCGCGACGAAGTGGCGCGCTGCGCCGACCGCGATCAGCTACTCGTGCGGGCGCGTCAATGGCTGTACAAGAACAAGCTGGTGATCGTGCACGAGCGGGCAATTCGGACACTGATTGCGGCGGCACTTGCCCAGCTTGAAGTTGAAACAGGCACCGCCATCGCCGCCAGCGTTGATCCAGCAACACTTGATCGCTGGCGAGCCTCAGTTTCAGAGCTGCGCCCAGATGGACAAACCCAGCAGAGTTGGCTATGGGCTGCACCGGCGAAACACTCAACCCGCCAAATCAGCGAGGTACTGGAGCGCATCGACCTGCTTTACACGCTGGACGTTCATAAGCACCTGGCAGACATCCCCGATCTCATCTTGCGCCGCTACGCGCGCCGACTTGTCTCCAGGCCGCCCTCAGCCGGAGCCAAGATCAAAGAGCCAGCGCGCACCGTGGAGGTCGCATGCTTTCTTCGGTATTGCCTGTTCACCACCACAGACCAGTTGATCCTTATGGTGCAGCGCCGGATCGCCGATCTGTGGCGTCAGGCTGCCGCCGATGTCCCCGCTACCGTCAATTGGGCCGCAATGTACAAAACGCTGCTCGGCGAACTTGTTGCCTTGAGCGCGCAAGGTGCGGTGCCAGATGCTGAGTTGCGTGCCCGTCTTGAAGCCTTGATCACCGAAACCCAGAAACGCAAACCACCGAGCAGGGCCTCCCTGGTCCGCGAGGGATTGATTGATGGAATTCGCCCCGTGCGGTCGTTGCTCGTCGCCATTGCAAAGCTGCCCTGGCAGGCCACCGGCGAGCATCCTGCCATCGAGTACCTTGCCAAGCTGCAAGCTTTATATCTCAAAGGATCCAGAAAGCTGCCAGTTGAAGTGGTGGCACCAAGTCTGGGAATGATCTGGCAGGTTTCGATCTCCAGCCCAGACCGGGAACGGGCGTTTCAGGCGTTGGAGGTGGCCACCCTGTTTGCCCTGCGCCGCGCGGTGCGCAATGGCTCGGTCTGGATTGAGCACAGCCTGAGCTTTCGGGGTCGTGCGCGCTTGTTCTTCACGGACGAGCGTTGGCAGGCAGAGTCCAAGAAACACTATGCCCGTCTATCGTTACCCAGCAAGGCTGCCACTTTCTTGAAGCCTTTGCTGGCCAGAGTAACTGCCGGTGTCGATGCGGTGGCCGCTGCAGCCCGCAGTGGCGTACTGCGCGTGGATGATGAACTCCATTTGTCGCCATTGCCCGCAGAGGACGAAGACCCAGAAGTGACCAAGCTGCGCGCGGCTTTGGATCACCGCATCGGTGAGGTTCAATTGCCGGAAGTGATTCTGGCCGTTGACGCCCAGGTGCGCTTTAGCTGGATCATGCTCGGACGTGAGCCGCGCTCTACCGACGAGCTGCTGATGGTCTATGCCGGCATCATGGCCCACGGCACCAGTCTGACTGCGGTCGAATGCGCGCGCATGATTCCGCAATTGTCTGCCACCAGCATTCGCCAGGCCATGCGCTGGGCGCGGGACGAACGGCGTCTGAGCCAGGCCTGCCAGGCTGTGCTGGAATTCATGCAGCGACACCCGATTGCCGCCACCTGGGGGCGGTCCGATTTGGCATCTTCTGACATGATGACCATGGAGACCACCAAACGGGTGTGGCAAGCCCGGCTTGATCCTCGGCGCAACACACCTTCCATTGGAATCTACTCCCATGTAAAAGACCGGTGGGGCATCTTCCATGCGCAGCCCTTTGTGCTCAATGAGCGCCAGGCGGGCGTGGCCATTGAAGGTGTCATCCGCCAAGAAAAGCTGGAGACCAGCCAGCTTGCTGTGGATACCCATGGCTACACCGACTTTGCCATGTCACATGCCCGTTTGCTTGGTTTTGATCTTTGCCCGCGGTTGAAGGAACTCAAACAGCGCCACCTCTTTGTGCCACGCGGCACCAAAGTGCCCGCAGAAATCGCTGCGGTGTGCGAAGCCAATGTCGACGTCGCTTTGATCGAAAAGCATTGGGATAGTCTGGTGCACCTGGCAGCCTCGGTCATGAGCGGACATGCCAGTGC
Proteins encoded in this region:
- a CDS encoding Tn3-like element IS1071 family transposase — encoded protein: MQGWHTTFLGMRGLPRDISDFEMKAFFTFDGAERDAINARRGDSHKLGLALHIGFLRMSGRLLGAFRVIPVALWRHLGNELGIAAPEVASLRAMYERGRTLFDHQQVACTVLGFQWMSEHQRRSLVRELRDEVARCADRDQLLVRARQWLYKNKLVIVHERAIRTLIAAALAQLEVETGTAIAASVDPATLDRWRASVSELRPDGQTQQSWLWAAPAKHSTRQISEVLERIDLLYTLDVHKHLADIPDLILRRYARRLVSRPPSAGAKIKEPARTVEVACFLRYCLFTTTDQLILMVQRRIADLWRQAAADVPATVNWAAMYKTLLGELVALSAQGAVPDAELRARLEALITETQKRKPPSRASLVREGLIDGIRPVRSLLVAIAKLPWQATGEHPAIEYLAKLQALYLKGSRKLPVEVVAPSLGMIWQVSISSPDRERAFQALEVATLFALRRAVRNGSVWIEHSLSFRGRARLFFTDERWQAESKKHYARLSLPSKAATFLKPLLARVTAGVDAVAAAARSGVLRVDDELHLSPLPAEDEDPEVTKLRAALDHRIGEVQLPEVILAVDAQVRFSWIMLGREPRSTDELLMVYAGIMAHGTSLTAVECARMIPQLSATSIRQAMRWARDERRLSQACQAVLEFMQRHPIAATWGRSDLASSDMMTMETTKRVWQARLDPRRNTPSIGIYSHVKDRWGIFHAQPFVLNERQAGVAIEGVIRQEKLETSQLAVDTHGYTDFAMSHARLLGFDLCPRLKELKQRHLFVPRGTKVPAEIAAVCEANVDVALIEKHWDSLVHLAASVMSGHASAVAALARFGSAAQGDPIYEAGVQLGRLLRTAFLADYFVKDAFRNELRRVLNRGEAVNALKRAIYTGRISPAQAKRVDEMQAVADALSLMANIVMAWNTSQMQAVLDRWSNRRQVIPPELIGKIAPTRLESINLRGVFRFPVDRYADQILPSRPNASITGTNG